The Phytoactinopolyspora mesophila nucleotide sequence CGGCGTTTCCCGCCGCTGTTGCGATCTCCTGGAGCCGCCGCTTCAGTTCGTCAGTCATCATCGCCCCTTCGTGCCCACGCTGCCTGGTGCGGGATCTCCCTCGTCATCGACGGGGACCGCCGAGCCAAGGACGGTCCGTAGCCGCCGCACCCCCTGGCTCAGGTATCGCTTCACCGCTCCGTCGCTGACGCCTATCCGATCGGCGATCTGCGGGACGGTCAGGTCGTCGAAGTACCGCAGGACGACGCTGGCGCGTTCCCGGCGAGGGAGATCAGCAAGGGCACGTCGCACATCGATCTGCGTGTCAGTCAGGTCCGGATTGGTCTGCGATGCGCGATCGTCGCCGTCCGTCGCCACCAGGTGCCGGATGCCGAGCCAGCGGGCCCAGCGCCGATGCCCGTCGACATACAGCCGCAAGACGGCCAGTCGCACATAGCTCTCCGCATCCTGCAGTTCCAAGCCGCGCAGTGAACGGACGAACGTCCGAACGATCGCTTCCTGCACCAGATCCTCGGCTTCAGCCAGGTCTCCGGTAAGCAGATACGCGTACCCGACCAGCGCGCGGTGGCGTTCACCAGCCACGACGACGAGCGCATCCTCCGCTGCCACGGTGCTCCTACCGCCCTGCGGGTCGCCGGATGCGTCCCGTCATAGACAAAGACGACCACGCGCTCCAGATCGTTGTCCGCCAGCGGAGGGCAAAGTTGGCGCGCAGCTCACAACGGGCGACAGCTGGCGCGCGTGACCAGGTTTGTCGGCAACCGGACATGGGGCTCCCGGGACACGCCATTGATCAGATCGATGACCATACCCAGAGCTTGCGCGCCCATCTCATGGATGGGCTGGGCGACGGTGGTGAGTGGAGGGTCGCTCATCGCCGATTCAGGCACGTTGTCGAAGCCGATCACTGAGATGTCCTCCGGGACGCGGAGCCCCAGCTCGCGGGCGATCTCCATGGTGCGGATCGCGGAGAGGTCGTTGGCGGCGAAGATCGCGGTCGGGCGATCGGACATCGACAGCAATTCGTGGGCGGGGATGTCGGCCAGGTCGGGGCGGTAGCCGCCGATCCGCATCAGGGCTGGGTCGACCTCGATTCCGGCATCCTTCAACGCCGAGCGGTAGCCCTGTTCACGAAGCCTCGCCGATTCGAGGTCGACACGGCCGCCGAGGAAGCCGATGCGGGTGTGGCCCAACGAGATCAGGTGCTCAGCCGCCAATCTGGCGCCGGCGAAGCTGTCCGAATCGATGGTCGGAGCGCCGGATGGTCCGGTGTGCGGGTCGACGGCGACGACGGGGATGCTCTCGTGTTCGAGGCTGACGGTGGGGGTGACGAGCACGGCACCGTCGATCAGCGTGCCGGCCAGGCGGGCCAGATAGCGCTTCTCCCAGCCGACCCGCTCGTGCCGGCCGAGTCCACCGGTATAGGCCATCAGCTCGTAGTCCGTCCCATGCACAGCCTCGGAGATGCCCTTCAGCAACTCGGTGGAGAACGGCTCGAACTCCGCGACGAGGATGCCGACGACATTGGTGCGGCGGCTGCGGAGGCTCCGAGCCACGAGTGACGACTCGTATCCGAGTTGCTCGATGACCTCTTGGACCCGGACCTCGGTCTCCGGCGCGACGCCGTACCGGCCGTTGATCACCTTCGACACGGTCGCGACCGAGACCTTTGCGGTCTTCGCGACGTCGCCGATGGTCACCCTTCCCGTGGACTGCATGCCAAGACACTAGCGTGCCAGCGTGCCCTCGGCATATTCGAGAAGAGCAACCTTCGATAACGATGTCGATATCGGTATCGATAACGATTGACACCCGCTCAGCGCGGCTGCCAGACTCCCGCACATTCGTCAAGGACGACTGGAGGGGCACCGAGATGATTCGCAGAACACGGAAGCAAGCCCTGTTACTCGTGGTGGCAGGTGCACTCTTCGCCACCGCCTGTGCGGGGCAGGGTGGTGGCTCCGACGACGACGGTGCGGATCCCCCTGAAGGCAACGACAGCGGCAGCGAAGAGAGCACCGACGACGACGGTGACAGTGACACGCCGGTCACCATCACGTGGTGGCACAACTCGAACAACGAGCCTGGCAGGGGCGTGTACGAGCAGGCGGCCGAGGACTTCATGGCGGCCAATCCCCACGTCACCATCGAGATCAGCGCGCAGGAACACGAGGACATGGGGACGCGCCTCAACGCGGCATTCCAGAGCGGCGACATGCCCGACATCTACATGGAGCGCGGCGGGGGCGAACTCGCCGACCACGTTGCCGCGGGCCTGACCAAAGACATCACCGACCTGGCGGCTGACGCGATCGCGAATCTCGGGGGCGTGGGCTCCACCTACGAGGTGGACGGCCGCGCGTACGCACTGCCGTTCACCGCGGGTGCGGTCGGCTTCTGGTACAACACCGAACTCTTCGACGAGGCCGGCATCAGCGAGCCGCCAGAGACGCTCGACGACTGGTTCGCCGCGGTCGACGCACTCAAGGCGGCGGACATCGAACCCGTCGCCGTCGGTGCCCGCGACGGCTGGCCGGCCGCGCACTACTGGTACTACACCGCGCTGCGGCAGTGCTCCGAGGAGGTCTTGACCGACGCGGTCGTCACCCTCGACTTCTCCGACCCCGACCCATGTTTCCTGCGTGCCGGCGAGACGCTCCAGGAGATGATCGATGCCGAACCGTTCAACGCGGGATTCCTGGCAACACCAGCGCAGGAAGGCCCGACGTCGGCCTCCGGCCTGCTCGCGACCGAGCGGGTGGCTATGGAACTGGCCGGCCACTGGGAGCCCGGCGTGATGGAGGGTCTGACCGAGGACGGCCAAGGCCTGGCCGGCAAGCTCGGCTGGTTCCCGTTCCCGGAGATCCCGGGCCAGGAAGGCGAGCCTGGAGCCCTGATCGGTGGCGGCGACGCGTGGGCGCTGTCGGCGAACGCCCCGGATGTGGCGGCTGACTTCATCTCGTACCTGGTTTCCGACGAGATGCAGCAGACTTTCGCTGAGAACAACATGGGCCTGCCGGTCAACCCGGCGGCATCGGGCTCGGTTGCCGACCCGGCGCTGGCCGCGCTGATCGAGCCGCTCTCCGCCGCTCCGTACAACATGCTCTACTTCGACACCCAGTTCGGCGAGTCGATCGGTGGCGCGATGAACGACGAGATCGTCGAGATGTTCGCCAGTGCCGCCACGCCGCAGGACGTCGTCGACGCCATCCGAGAAGCGTACGAAGCCGAGCAGTGACCAACGCAATAGCCGGTTCCGCTGGCGGCCGCCACCCGATGAAGCCGCCAGCGGAACCTCCACTGAAAGCCACTAACCGACCGGGCCGCCGGTCCCGGCGCGACTGGCGCAAGAGCGCGGAGATCCTTTTCTTCGTCTCGCCCGCGCTCGTGCTGTTCGGGGCGTTTGTGATCGTGCCGGTGCTCACCGCGGTACAGATGTCGATGTACCGATGGCGTGGTTTCGGGCCACTGGAGAATTTCGT carries:
- a CDS encoding sigma-70 family RNA polymerase sigma factor is translated as MAAEDALVVVAGERHRALVGYAYLLTGDLAEAEDLVQEAIVRTFVRSLRGLELQDAESYVRLAVLRLYVDGHRRWARWLGIRHLVATDGDDRASQTNPDLTDTQIDVRRALADLPRRERASVVLRYFDDLTVPQIADRIGVSDGAVKRYLSQGVRRLRTVLGSAVPVDDEGDPAPGSVGTKGR
- a CDS encoding LacI family DNA-binding transcriptional regulator, with the protein product MQSTGRVTIGDVAKTAKVSVATVSKVINGRYGVAPETEVRVQEVIEQLGYESSLVARSLRSRRTNVVGILVAEFEPFSTELLKGISEAVHGTDYELMAYTGGLGRHERVGWEKRYLARLAGTLIDGAVLVTPTVSLEHESIPVVAVDPHTGPSGAPTIDSDSFAGARLAAEHLISLGHTRIGFLGGRVDLESARLREQGYRSALKDAGIEVDPALMRIGGYRPDLADIPAHELLSMSDRPTAIFAANDLSAIRTMEIARELGLRVPEDISVIGFDNVPESAMSDPPLTTVAQPIHEMGAQALGMVIDLINGVSREPHVRLPTNLVTRASCRPL
- a CDS encoding extracellular solute-binding protein is translated as MIRRTRKQALLLVVAGALFATACAGQGGGSDDDGADPPEGNDSGSEESTDDDGDSDTPVTITWWHNSNNEPGRGVYEQAAEDFMAANPHVTIEISAQEHEDMGTRLNAAFQSGDMPDIYMERGGGELADHVAAGLTKDITDLAADAIANLGGVGSTYEVDGRAYALPFTAGAVGFWYNTELFDEAGISEPPETLDDWFAAVDALKAADIEPVAVGARDGWPAAHYWYYTALRQCSEEVLTDAVVTLDFSDPDPCFLRAGETLQEMIDAEPFNAGFLATPAQEGPTSASGLLATERVAMELAGHWEPGVMEGLTEDGQGLAGKLGWFPFPEIPGQEGEPGALIGGGDAWALSANAPDVAADFISYLVSDEMQQTFAENNMGLPVNPAASGSVADPALAALIEPLSAAPYNMLYFDTQFGESIGGAMNDEIVEMFASAATPQDVVDAIREAYEAEQ